TCCTGTAGCATTACCTTTATATTGGTAGTCACCATAAGATAACATACCCTGGAATTCTAAGAAATGGAATGGTTTATAAACTGCATCTACTTCTACCCCCATGTGTAATTGGGTAATACCACTGATTTCAGAGTATCCATTTACCTGAGCAATTCCTCCAGGTGCTGCTGGATCAGCAATATCGAATATTTGACTACCTCTTCTTAACCATCTGTCTTTCCATTCAGTTCTGTAAAGGTTAACATTTGCTGATAATTTAGGAGACCTGAAACCGTACCCAATTTCTGCTGAGAAGATTTTCTCGTTAGTCAAACTAGGATTCAATACCTGATAGTTGCTAGGATATACAGAGTTCATAAACGGCTGCTTGCTGTAATAACCTACGTTTGCAAATACGTTGTGATAGTCGTTAATGTTATAGTTAGCTCCCCCTTTGATGTTATAACCAAATAGATCTTTAAATCCTGTTTTAGTATTCACAATCTGTCCTGTAGTTGGACTAGGTTGTCTAGTTACACCGTCTTTAACGAAGTTATCTATTCTCTGATAAGATTGGTTTGATACTGATCCTTGTAAGAATGCAGATAATTTATCTTTAGTATATTCTACCTGAGCAAAACCGCTATACCAAAGAACTTCTCCATCATTACTAAATCCTACTTGGTCAGTTATAGGAGCTGTTTTCCCGCCAAAAGGGTTCCAAGAAAGTTTTTTGTAATCATATACATTGCTTACTACATTAGGAGCAACATTAGCGTTTTTGTTATCTTTGTAACCTGTAGCACCATAAAGATCTGATATTACCTGATAGTGATATCCGTAATAATATCTGTCATCAGTTCCTACTGAGAAACTCCAATTGTCGTTTACTTTATGTTGGAAATTAGCTAAAATACCATACCAGTTGTGAGAATTAACATTTGCTCTTCTAATAAGTGTTCCACCATTTGCTGCATTAGGCGCATATGGGTTTACAGCTGCATTAGCTGCGAAAATTGCATCATAATCGAAATGACCTGTGTTATCGTAGAAACCAGTCATACCTTTGTTTGCGACTCTACCTAGGTCACCGGTACCACCACCTCTACCGTTAGACATATATAAAACTGTACTTAACTTAGACTTTTCATTCATCGTCCAGTCCCAGTTTAACATCATTACCGGTTTTGAATAATAGTTTGATCTGTTTGCAATAGCATATCTGTCGCCATTAGCTCCAGTTTTATATCCGAAATCAGAATTGTATTGTCTGTACGGAGAACCATCATTATCCGGATTGAATTTAATATAATTAAAAATCGTTGAAGCGTATGTTCTTTGATCGTGCCATTGTGGAGAAGACGTCAAAGTAAACTGGAAGTTATGCTTTTTGTTTGCCTCCCATCCTAATGCAAAATAATAAGCATATGATTCAAAGTCAGTATTTTCAATATAAGTACCTCCAGCAGTTCTACTCATTAAGAATGAAGAAGCCCAACCATTGTCACTTTTTCCGGTATTGTAAGCGAATGAAGTTTTTAAATAATCATTATTACCTACTCCTAATCGTACTACACCACCTTTCTTCATATCTGCTGTACGAGTAATGAAGTTCATTGTACCTCCAACAGAAGCGATTCCTAATTTAGAAGAACCTAAACCTCTCTGAGTTTGCATGAAACTAGTTACATCAGCAAGACCAGTCCAGTTAGAAAAATAAACAGAACCACCTTCCATATCATTTACAGGCATACCGTTTACCATTACAGCGATGTTTCTTGATTCGAAACCTCTCATGGTGATACCTCCATCTCCAAAACCACCTCCTGATTTTGTAGCGTACACTGATGGCGTTGTGTTTAAAATCTCAGTAAGTTCCTGATTTCCTAATCTTTCGATGATTTGTGCTGCCTTAATAGTAGAAGCAGCAACTGGTGTTTTTCTATCTTTAGCGATATCGGTTACACCTTGTAAAATAACTTCCTCAATGTCTTTAGACTTGGTTTTTACCGAGTCTTGAGTTTCTTGTGCGTAATATACACTTGCCGTAGAAAGCGTGATTAACACAGTTAGCATCGATTTGTTGATTAATTTCATAATCGTAAGTAATAGTTAGAATTAAATTTTATGCAAAATTCGACAAATAAAATTTAACTATTATTAACTGAATGTTAATTTTTAACTATTCTTAACAAAGCTTAATCTGTTGATTTTCAGAACAAAATACAAAAACCGAATTATGAGGTGAAAAAAATCATATTATTTAATTTTTAACAAAATACCTTTGTTTTTATTAAAAATATAATGTTTTACATAACAGCTTTTAAACTTAAATCGATATTATTAGCAGAATGAGTAAGTGCTCCGACAGAGATAAAAGTAACTCCTGTGGTAGCAATATCTTTCAGCTGATCTCTTGTAATTCCACCGGAAGCTTCGCTTTCACACGTGCCATCGATTAGCTTAACTGCTTTTTTCATTGTGGCAACATCCATATTATCGAGCATAATTCTATCGACCTTTGCATTAATTGCTTCCTGTACTTCTTCAAGATTTCTGGTTTCGACTTCAATCTTCAGCTTTTTCTTCGACTTTTTCACATAGTCTTTTGCCATTTTTACGGCGTTGGTAATACTTCCGTTATAATCAATGTGATTGTCTTTCAACATAATCATATCATACAAACCGTATCTGTGATTGGTTCCGCCACCGATAGCAACTGCCCATTTTTCACAAACCCTGAAATTAGGTGTGGTTTTTCGCGTATCTAAAAGTTTTGTTTTTGTACCGATTAATCTAGAATCCCAATCATGAGTTAATGTAGCGATCCCACTCATTCTCTGCATACAATTGAGAACTAATCTTTCCGTTGAAAGAATAGATCTTGCACTTCCTGTTACAATAAATGCGATATCGCCTGCTTTTGCAACGTCACCGTCTTTAATATAATTTTCAACTACTAAATTTTTATCAAAAGTTTTAAAAATAATTTCGGCCAGCTCAACACCTGCCAAAATACAGTTTTCTTTTACCAAAAGTTTTGCACTTTGCTGAAGGTCTTTAGGAATTGTAGACAAAGTAGAGTGATCTCCATCCTGAATGTCTTCTTCTAAAGCATTTTTTATAAACTGCTTTAAAACTTTATCTGTAGCGTAGCTTGGTCTTTTCATGATCCTTATTTAATAATCAATTATGCTTGAACTAAATCTTTATTGTAAAATGCACCTTTATTTTGAGTCA
Above is a genomic segment from Chryseobacterium mulctrae containing:
- the nadC gene encoding carboxylating nicotinate-nucleotide diphosphorylase, with amino-acid sequence MKRPSYATDKVLKQFIKNALEEDIQDGDHSTLSTIPKDLQQSAKLLVKENCILAGVELAEIIFKTFDKNLVVENYIKDGDVAKAGDIAFIVTGSARSILSTERLVLNCMQRMSGIATLTHDWDSRLIGTKTKLLDTRKTTPNFRVCEKWAVAIGGGTNHRYGLYDMIMLKDNHIDYNGSITNAVKMAKDYVKKSKKKLKIEVETRNLEEVQEAINAKVDRIMLDNMDVATMKKAVKLIDGTCESEASGGITRDQLKDIATTGVTFISVGALTHSANNIDLSLKAVM
- a CDS encoding TonB-dependent receptor, giving the protein MKLINKSMLTVLITLSTASVYYAQETQDSVKTKSKDIEEVILQGVTDIAKDRKTPVAASTIKAAQIIERLGNQELTEILNTTPSVYATKSGGGFGDGGITMRGFESRNIAVMVNGMPVNDMEGGSVYFSNWTGLADVTSFMQTQRGLGSSKLGIASVGGTMNFITRTADMKKGGVVRLGVGNNDYLKTSFAYNTGKSDNGWASSFLMSRTAGGTYIENTDFESYAYYFALGWEANKKHNFQFTLTSSPQWHDQRTYASTIFNYIKFNPDNDGSPYRQYNSDFGYKTGANGDRYAIANRSNYYSKPVMMLNWDWTMNEKSKLSTVLYMSNGRGGGTGDLGRVANKGMTGFYDNTGHFDYDAIFAANAAVNPYAPNAANGGTLIRRANVNSHNWYGILANFQHKVNDNWSFSVGTDDRYYYGYHYQVISDLYGATGYKDNKNANVAPNVVSNVYDYKKLSWNPFGGKTAPITDQVGFSNDGEVLWYSGFAQVEYTKDKLSAFLQGSVSNQSYQRIDNFVKDGVTRQPSPTTGQIVNTKTGFKDLFGYNIKGGANYNINDYHNVFANVGYYSKQPFMNSVYPSNYQVLNPSLTNEKIFSAEIGYGFRSPKLSANVNLYRTEWKDRWLRRGSQIFDIADPAAPGGIAQVNGYSEISGITQLHMGVEVDAVYKPFHFLEFQGMLSYGDYQYKGNATGSNFDDNNNPVAVVGNKTTNTLYLDGVKVGGSSNNSIPQVTASLGVTARPVRDLNIYGTWRYVGKLYSSIDAATFTTVANQERGSLQLPDFNLFDIGASFKIRLKNTAQYFTVGANVYNLFDTTYIADGATNNFVKNVGDFKTPTNTDAQAQALYNTYINNPANFYKGIDTSNRVFFGFGRTWAANLSFNF